The Anabrus simplex isolate iqAnaSimp1 chromosome 1, ASM4041472v1, whole genome shotgun sequence genome window below encodes:
- the LOC136878576 gene encoding G-patch domain and KOW motifs-containing protein gives MADGTKKISFGFSKLSKQALLPKPKRVDHENNIQYIDCVESKSIKVKSTSVKEEEVRELVIPVRGKRSSADTGSSTKFIRQEKSVGKNDFDCVNSSNNSVVPESLDTIAAREIIEDLERKKVEKVGVLTLPLVEETKGVSDRAPTLDDYESIPVTDFGMAMLRGMGWSPGKGIGKNEKLAPSSAAPVLRPKGMGLGADQLASSPVVEGNDVEEEELKVFKGAFVKVTAGIHKDLYGQVEGFDENGRIIVKSALGKTSVLVLECIVKVVPESEYKRQARVLNLSQYEELKRKERKDAGIRTDNCERRRTDNE, from the exons ATGGCGGATGGTACGAAGAAGATATCCTTCGGATTTTCCAAACTGTCAAAACAAGCTCTCTTACCCAAACCGAAAAGGGTAGATCATGAAAATAATATACAATACATTGATTGTGTGGAAAGTAAATCTATAAAAGTCAAGTCAACCAGTGTTAAAGAAGAAGAAGTTCGTGAGTTAGTCATTCCTGTTAGAGGTAAGCGTTCATCGGCTGATACAGGGAGTAGTACGAAATTCATCAGGCAGGAAAAATCGGTGGGGAAGAACGATTTTGACTGTGTGAACTCGAGTAATAATTCTGTTGTTCCTGAATCGCTGGACACAATAGCTGCTAGAGAAATCATTGaggatttggaaaggaagaaaGTAGAGAAAGTTGGTGTTCTTACCCTACCCTTAGTGGAAGAGACTAAAGGGGTCTCTGATCGAGCTCCTACTCTTGATGATTATGAATCGATACCCGTTACTGATTTTGGTATGGCGATGCTGAGAGGAATGGGTTGGAGTCCAGGTAAAGGTATTGGCAAGAATGAGAAATTGGCTCCATCATCAGCAGCTCCTGTACTTCGGCCTAAAGGTATGGGTTTGGGAGCAGATCAGCTTGCTTCATCTCCAGTTGTTGAAGGTAATGATGTAGAAGAGGAAGAATTAAAGGTGTTTAAGGGTGCATTTGTGAAAGTAACAGCTGGTATTCATAAAGATTTGTATGGCCAAGTAGAGGGTTTTGATGAAAATGGAAGGATTATCGTAAAATCTGCTCTAGGGAAGACATCTGTCTTAGTTCTTGAGTGTATAGTGAAGGTGGTGCCCGAGAGCGAGTACAAGAGACAAGCAAGGGTGCTAAACCTTTCACAATATGAAGAACTGaagaggaaggaaaggaaagaTGCAGGAATTCGAACTGATAATTGTGAACGTAGGAGGACAGACAATGAGTA G